A single Mucilaginibacter inviolabilis DNA region contains:
- a CDS encoding DNA-3-methyladenine glycosylase family protein, translating to MLKQFNHSNYHSICDKLAEDDADLANIIKAHGYPPLWSRPNTFETLVHIILEQQVSLASALSALNKLREYIQEITPARVLLLTDEEFKACYFSRQKTTYTKYLAEAILSGQINLTELEQLSDDVIRAKLTALKGIGNWTADVYLMFVLQHADIFPIGDLAAVNALKRVKSLPKETTREDVIAIAEQWAPYRTVASMLLWHYYLSAPKPPNPLKGNE from the coding sequence ATGTTAAAACAGTTCAACCATTCCAACTACCATTCTATTTGCGATAAGCTTGCCGAGGATGATGCCGACCTGGCCAATATCATCAAGGCACACGGTTACCCACCTCTATGGTCAAGGCCTAATACATTTGAAACTTTGGTGCACATTATCCTGGAGCAGCAGGTTTCGCTGGCCTCTGCTTTATCGGCATTGAATAAATTACGGGAATACATACAGGAGATCACCCCGGCAAGGGTATTGCTGCTCACGGATGAGGAATTTAAAGCCTGTTATTTCAGTCGGCAGAAAACCACGTATACCAAATACCTGGCTGAAGCTATCCTGAGCGGACAAATCAACCTAACCGAATTGGAACAATTGTCCGATGATGTGATCCGTGCCAAACTCACAGCCCTTAAAGGCATTGGCAATTGGACCGCCGATGTATACCTGATGTTTGTACTACAACATGCCGATATTTTCCCCATAGGTGATCTGGCCGCTGTGAATGCGCTGAAAAGAGTAAAATCGTTACCCAAAGAAACCACCCGCGAGGATGTGATAGCTATAGCCGAACAATGGGCGCCATACCGTACGGTGGCGAGTATGTTGTTGTGGCATTATTATCTGTCAGCGCCGAAGCCCCCTAACCCCCTAAAGGGGAATGAATAA